In a genomic window of Roseiflexus castenholzii DSM 13941:
- the nfi gene encoding deoxyribonuclease V (cleaves DNA at apurinic or apyrimidinic sites) — MKPSADHPWPVDLGEARVIQERIRAQVITCDAFGPIRTVAGVDAGYSGDSALAAVVVLAFPSLQALDYAVARRQISFPYVPGYLSFREAPAVLDALASLRITPDLLMCDGHGLAHPRRCGIACHLGVLTDLPSIGCAKSVLVGAHDPLPDVRGAWTPLRHDDEIVGAALRTRPGVRPVYVSVGHRVSLETAIQFVMACVTRYRLPETTRAADALASQGRIPR; from the coding sequence ATGAAGCCATCCGCCGATCATCCCTGGCCTGTCGATCTCGGTGAGGCGCGTGTGATTCAGGAGCGGATACGCGCGCAGGTGATCACTTGCGATGCCTTCGGACCAATCCGCACCGTTGCCGGCGTCGATGCCGGGTATAGCGGCGACAGCGCGCTGGCAGCAGTTGTGGTGCTGGCATTTCCGTCGCTTCAGGCGCTCGATTATGCGGTTGCGCGCCGGCAGATCAGTTTTCCGTATGTTCCCGGTTACCTGTCGTTTCGTGAAGCGCCTGCCGTGCTCGATGCTCTGGCGAGTCTCCGCATTACGCCGGATCTGCTCATGTGCGACGGGCATGGTCTGGCGCATCCCCGGCGCTGCGGCATCGCCTGCCATCTCGGCGTCCTTACCGATCTGCCATCGATCGGGTGCGCCAAGTCGGTGCTGGTCGGCGCCCACGATCCGCTGCCCGATGTGCGCGGCGCCTGGACGCCGTTGCGGCATGATGATGAGATTGTGGGGGCGGCGCTTCGCACCCGCCCCGGCGTGCGCCCGGTGTATGTCTCCGTTGGTCACCGCGTCTCGCTGGAGACGGCGATACAGTTCGTGATGGCGTGTGTGACTCGCTACCGCCTGCCGGAGACGACCCGCGCCGCTGATGCATTGGCGTCTCAGGGGCGTATTCCTCGCTAA
- a CDS encoding DUF192 domain-containing protein, whose product MGRRRRVQTYMRAAPAIWFVLALLIAAACSQAPVGEPAPNPTGAPSLANGAPSPAPPVGATDSGPYPAPEAAYPAPAIVVVAPTVGGAGAPEAIVVPDAIIEIIIGEHRLEAEVVATPEKRSVGLMFRDILPEHRGMLFVFAGPYTGAFWMRNTRIPLSIAFISQERRILNIEDMQPFDETTQHTPRGAAFYALEVNQGWFAARGIRPGDEVTFELPPDLTIR is encoded by the coding sequence ATGGGTCGCCGACGTCGGGTTCAAACATATATGCGCGCAGCACCGGCGATCTGGTTCGTTCTGGCGCTGCTCATCGCGGCAGCGTGCAGCCAGGCGCCCGTTGGTGAGCCGGCGCCGAATCCAACGGGTGCGCCGTCATTGGCAAACGGCGCGCCCTCTCCGGCGCCACCGGTTGGCGCCACCGACTCAGGACCATACCCGGCGCCAGAAGCGGCATATCCGGCGCCGGCGATTGTGGTTGTTGCGCCGACAGTTGGGGGGGCAGGCGCGCCGGAAGCAATCGTCGTTCCTGATGCAATTATCGAGATTATCATTGGCGAGCACCGACTGGAGGCTGAGGTGGTCGCCACGCCGGAGAAGCGGAGCGTCGGGTTGATGTTTCGTGACATCCTACCCGAACATCGCGGCATGCTGTTCGTCTTTGCCGGTCCCTATACCGGCGCATTCTGGATGCGCAATACGCGCATTCCGCTTTCGATTGCGTTCATCAGCCAGGAACGACGCATTCTCAATATCGAAGATATGCAACCATTCGATGAGACAACACAGCACACTCCTCGTGGAGCGGCATTCTATGCGCTCGAAGTGAATCAGGGATGGTTTGCAGCACGCGGTATTCGACCCGGCGACGAAGTCACGTTCGAACTGCCGCCAGACCTGACCATCAGGTAA
- a CDS encoding WS/DGAT/MGAT family O-acyltransferase, with protein MAARRTEAFSSADTAWLRMEDPTNLMMITGVLMFDEPLDVARLYRVIEERLLVFDRFRMRVKPGRSPNALPEWEIDPYFNLHAHIHRIALPAPGGKRELQALVSDLMSTPLDFSKPLWHFHIVENYNGGSAALCRLHHAIADGIALVQVLLSLTDEQRDVPPAVGIGHGERNNNPVEAFLLPVVRSLSNALTSVGALVNESRELLEDPTRVIDAARTGVSGVQALNKLLFMPADPPTLFKGTLGVQKRAAWSDPIPLDEVRRVGSMFRCTINDVLLNAVAGALRRYLVSRGAIVDGLNIRAVVPVNLRPPGPITRLGNHFSLVFLDLPVGIEDPFDRLLELKRRMESIKGSPEAAIAFGILNTIGVMPQQMAELVVDIFGSKATAVMTNVPGPRQRIYLAGSPIRQIMFWVPQAGRLGLGVSIFSYAGDVLIGIAVDAGLVPDPDTIVEAFHTEFRDLLRLARIVTGGAALEYARAAGE; from the coding sequence ATGGCAGCGCGACGAACCGAGGCATTTTCCAGCGCCGACACCGCGTGGCTGCGGATGGAAGATCCTACCAACCTTATGATGATCACCGGCGTGCTGATGTTCGATGAGCCGCTTGACGTTGCGCGGCTCTATCGGGTCATCGAAGAGCGCCTGCTGGTGTTTGATCGTTTTCGGATGCGGGTCAAACCGGGGCGTTCGCCCAATGCACTGCCAGAATGGGAGATCGACCCGTACTTTAACCTTCACGCGCATATTCACCGGATTGCACTGCCTGCGCCGGGAGGCAAACGCGAGTTGCAGGCGTTGGTCAGCGATCTGATGAGCACGCCGCTCGATTTCAGCAAACCGTTGTGGCACTTTCATATCGTTGAGAATTATAACGGCGGCAGCGCCGCCCTCTGCCGCTTGCACCACGCGATTGCCGACGGTATCGCACTGGTGCAGGTGCTTCTCTCCCTGACCGACGAACAACGCGATGTTCCGCCTGCCGTTGGCATCGGGCATGGAGAGCGCAACAACAATCCTGTTGAAGCATTCCTGTTGCCGGTTGTTCGGTCGTTGAGCAATGCGCTGACGAGCGTTGGGGCGCTGGTCAACGAAAGCCGCGAATTGCTGGAAGACCCCACCCGTGTGATCGATGCAGCGCGTACCGGGGTCAGCGGTGTGCAGGCGCTGAATAAACTGCTCTTTATGCCCGCCGATCCGCCGACGCTGTTCAAAGGGACGCTCGGCGTCCAGAAACGGGCCGCCTGGTCGGACCCGATCCCGCTCGATGAGGTCCGGCGTGTTGGGAGTATGTTTCGCTGCACGATCAACGACGTGCTGCTGAATGCGGTTGCCGGGGCGCTACGGCGCTATCTGGTGAGCCGCGGCGCCATCGTGGATGGTCTCAATATCCGTGCTGTCGTGCCGGTCAATCTCCGTCCGCCAGGACCGATCACCAGGCTTGGGAATCATTTCAGTCTGGTGTTCCTTGATTTACCGGTGGGGATCGAAGACCCGTTTGATCGCCTGCTGGAACTGAAGCGTCGGATGGAGAGCATCAAGGGTTCGCCCGAAGCCGCCATCGCTTTTGGCATTCTCAACACGATTGGCGTGATGCCACAACAAATGGCGGAACTGGTCGTCGATATCTTCGGCAGCAAGGCGACCGCTGTGATGACGAACGTTCCCGGTCCACGGCAGCGGATCTATCTGGCAGGCAGCCCGATCCGCCAGATTATGTTCTGGGTGCCGCAGGCGGGGCGCCTGGGTCTGGGAGTCAGTATCTTCAGTTATGCCGGCGACGTGTTGATCGGCATTGCAGTCGATGCCGGCCTGGTCCCCGATCCGGACACCATCGTCGAAGCATTTCACACCGAGTTCCGCGACCTGCTGCGCCTGGCGCGAATCGTCACCGGCGGCGCAGCGCTCGAATATGCGCGCGCTGCGGGAGAGTAG
- a CDS encoding toxin-antitoxin system TumE family protein, whose amino-acid sequence MAAYGYEGYRANEKLDWYDDFPHPQDSTLATTFPHHKHVPPDIKHHRIPAPNISFERPNLPCSLQRLKRCRSTLIRVASNTCLSMDRG is encoded by the coding sequence ATTGCTGCATATGGCTATGAAGGGTACCGAGCCAATGAAAAGCTCGATTGGTACGATGACTTTCCTCATCCCCAGGATTCAACCTTAGCGACTACCTTTCCGCACCATAAGCACGTACCACCTGATATCAAGCATCATCGCATCCCAGCGCCCAATATAAGCTTTGAGCGTCCCAATCTGCCATGCTCATTGCAGAGATTGAAGCGCTGCCGCTCGACATTGATTCGCGTGGCGAGTAATACGTGCCTGTCAATGGATCGAGGGTGA
- a CDS encoding ABC transporter substrate-binding protein: protein MMHRLVIILMIIVALAAAGCGATPAATPTMPAAAPPPTESATLRPIVMGFPYIPNVQFAHFYLADAKGYYEAEGLDVAFDYNFETDVVQRVAQGTLQFALASGDSVLLARSQGLPIVTVMTNSQRFPTVLFSKAEANITTPKDLTRDGVTVGIPGRFGASWIGLLALLYAENIPREAVNVQEIGFTQVAAITEGKVTVATGYGNNEPIQLERQGIPVNVIRIADYFPLASDGLITGEQLVAGDPDVVRKFVRATLRGMADVIADPDAAFTTALDYIPELKGADQSTQDLQRAVLQATLDYWQSDKTKTEGLGFCDETNWRETYVFLRESGLLATDVDVTKAFTNQFIK, encoded by the coding sequence ATGATGCATCGCCTGGTTATCATACTGATGATCATAGTTGCACTGGCGGCGGCTGGATGCGGTGCAACGCCAGCCGCAACGCCGACTATGCCGGCCGCTGCGCCGCCGCCAACCGAATCGGCGACCCTGCGCCCAATAGTGATGGGATTCCCGTATATTCCGAATGTGCAATTCGCCCATTTCTACCTGGCGGATGCGAAAGGGTACTATGAAGCCGAAGGATTGGACGTCGCCTTCGATTACAATTTTGAGACCGATGTGGTGCAGCGCGTGGCGCAGGGAACATTGCAGTTCGCGCTGGCGTCGGGCGATTCGGTGCTGCTGGCGCGTTCGCAAGGTTTGCCGATTGTCACAGTGATGACGAATAGCCAGCGCTTCCCGACGGTGCTTTTCAGCAAAGCGGAAGCGAACATCACTACGCCAAAGGACCTGACGCGCGACGGGGTGACGGTTGGCATTCCAGGGCGCTTCGGCGCCAGCTGGATCGGTTTGCTGGCGTTGCTCTACGCTGAGAACATCCCGCGAGAAGCGGTCAACGTTCAAGAGATCGGTTTCACGCAGGTGGCGGCGATCACCGAGGGGAAAGTGACGGTTGCAACCGGGTACGGCAACAACGAGCCGATTCAACTGGAGCGGCAGGGCATTCCGGTGAATGTCATCCGTATCGCCGATTATTTCCCGCTGGCATCCGACGGGCTGATTACCGGTGAGCAACTCGTTGCCGGCGATCCCGACGTGGTGCGCAAGTTCGTGCGGGCAACCCTGCGTGGCATGGCGGATGTGATCGCCGACCCTGACGCTGCATTCACCACTGCTCTCGATTACATCCCCGAACTCAAGGGCGCCGATCAATCGACGCAGGACCTTCAGCGCGCCGTGCTCCAGGCGACGCTCGACTACTGGCAGAGCGACAAAACGAAGACCGAGGGGCTGGGGTTCTGCGATGAAACGAACTGGCGCGAAACCTACGTCTTCCTGCGTGAGAGCGGTCTGCTGGCGACCGATGTGGACGTAACGAAGGCATTTACCAATCAGTTCATCAAGTAG
- a CDS encoding ABC transporter permease: MVNEQHLPLRSDRAIPLYRGAARRWSLRIPVWLNLTLALIALLIGWQALVTVRNYPPFILPAPTLVFQRLATELAGETLPRHIAVTMSAALSGFGIALAISLSLGYALAQVRAFDRALTPLLAASQAVPIVAVAPLIVLWVGVGLESRVLVATLVTFFPILSATIVAFRSVPRELIDMARISGANRWHLLRSVELPLALPGIFGGVKAGLALATTGAVVGEFVGGRDGLGALINIARGLFDTPLMFVALTVLAGITLILFLIALLLERLLITWEA; this comes from the coding sequence ATGGTCAATGAACAGCACTTGCCGCTTCGATCTGATCGAGCAATCCCCTTATACCGTGGGGCTGCACGTCGATGGTCGTTGCGCATCCCCGTCTGGTTGAACTTGACGCTGGCGCTGATCGCGTTGTTGATCGGCTGGCAAGCGTTGGTGACGGTACGCAACTATCCGCCGTTCATCCTTCCTGCGCCGACGCTGGTGTTCCAACGCCTGGCGACAGAACTGGCGGGCGAAACATTGCCGCGCCACATCGCGGTCACCATGTCCGCCGCTCTGAGCGGATTCGGCATCGCGCTGGCGATCAGCCTGTCGCTTGGCTACGCGCTGGCGCAGGTGCGCGCCTTCGACCGTGCGCTGACCCCGCTGCTCGCTGCCAGTCAGGCGGTGCCGATTGTGGCAGTCGCGCCACTGATCGTTCTATGGGTCGGTGTAGGGCTTGAGTCGCGTGTGCTGGTGGCAACGCTCGTGACGTTCTTTCCGATCCTGAGCGCGACTATCGTTGCGTTCCGCAGCGTCCCGCGTGAGTTGATCGACATGGCGCGGATCAGCGGTGCGAATCGCTGGCATCTGTTGCGTTCCGTGGAACTGCCGCTGGCGCTGCCAGGCATCTTTGGCGGCGTCAAAGCCGGATTGGCGCTGGCAACGACCGGCGCGGTCGTCGGCGAGTTCGTCGGTGGGCGCGATGGGCTAGGCGCGCTGATCAACATTGCACGCGGGTTGTTCGATACGCCGCTCATGTTCGTGGCATTGACCGTCCTGGCCGGTATCACGCTGATCCTGTTTCTGATCGCTCTGTTGCTCGAACGCCTGTTGATTACCTGGGAGGCATAA
- a CDS encoding ROK family protein has translation MSAKRYVYIGADGGATTSKIGGVWDDGTIISTRLLQRPTGSINGPMAVVHGWVAAITDYLAQHGLAWDQVRGVGLAIPGPYERFGILGRSPNLPESFAGFDLYGAFSAALAERAGRPIPLAFGNDGNMGGVAEAQHVRGNSSATVVLLAPGTGLGCAYVGRDGLPLDGDSLNGMEGGHMPAPLHLLEARPYPCGCGRTWGCFEVYTTLSGLPYLLEERLPRYPDHELTTSTLSMRERAFRLRGLAQHGDPLALEIFDFQARALGLLVATLAMALDMQYVVVGGGLMDPEATTAEFRERYLRIVRETADTYLWAPQRGFLTIVPAALGDLSQAIGAALTSLYQQRAAHA, from the coding sequence ATGAGTGCAAAACGGTATGTCTACATTGGCGCCGACGGCGGCGCCACGACCTCAAAGATCGGTGGCGTTTGGGACGATGGAACCATTATCTCCACGCGATTGTTGCAGCGACCAACCGGCTCGATCAACGGACCAATGGCGGTCGTGCACGGATGGGTTGCGGCTATCACCGATTATCTTGCCCAGCATGGGCTGGCATGGGATCAGGTGCGCGGCGTTGGTCTTGCCATTCCCGGTCCGTATGAGCGGTTCGGCATTCTTGGGCGTTCGCCAAACCTGCCGGAGAGTTTTGCCGGGTTCGATCTGTATGGCGCTTTCAGCGCCGCCCTGGCGGAACGCGCCGGTCGCCCGATCCCGCTGGCGTTCGGCAACGACGGCAATATGGGCGGTGTCGCCGAAGCGCAACATGTGCGCGGGAACAGCAGTGCAACCGTTGTTCTGCTGGCGCCGGGCACCGGTTTGGGATGCGCCTATGTCGGGCGTGATGGTCTCCCGCTCGATGGCGACTCGCTCAATGGTATGGAAGGCGGGCACATGCCGGCGCCGCTGCACCTGCTGGAAGCCCGACCCTATCCCTGCGGCTGCGGACGGACATGGGGATGCTTCGAGGTGTATACGACCCTCTCCGGTCTCCCCTATCTTCTGGAAGAGCGGTTGCCGCGCTACCCGGATCACGAACTGACGACCTCGACGCTCAGCATGCGCGAGCGCGCATTTCGTTTGCGCGGGCTGGCGCAGCACGGCGATCCACTGGCGCTGGAGATTTTCGATTTTCAGGCGCGCGCGCTGGGGTTGCTCGTGGCGACCCTGGCAATGGCGCTCGATATGCAGTATGTCGTGGTCGGCGGCGGTTTGATGGACCCCGAAGCGACGACGGCGGAGTTTCGTGAACGCTACCTGCGAATCGTGCGGGAAACCGCCGATACCTATCTCTGGGCGCCGCAACGCGGTTTCTTGACCATCGTTCCGGCAGCACTCGGCGACCTGTCGCAAGCCATTGGCGCGGCGTTGACAAGCCTGTATCAGCAGCGCGCCGCGCATGCCTGA
- a CDS encoding Stp1/IreP family PP2C-type Ser/Thr phosphatase: protein MPRSRFCPTCGQALPQAALPFSAAPLLDVSDPPVEGVLTNGKRFHVSSDALDLRELLHVVESSVQWWQRGLTSSNAVTREQAARAIDDLSQIMHSLSQQLAQGRTTIRVTRRLPVLRAFDVACPSCGCGNRAGARFCQRCGALLQAAPRYGVGSVQSRLLSFQIVARTDTGRVRQQNQDAVYAGEIDLPGQKKAYLCLVADGMGGAAAGEYASRLAADVSRTYLERESASHPPPTDDAWQTLLRDAVRAANRRIYDAAHADSARRGMGTTLTIALLVGDRLHIASVGDSRAYLLNLHGVTDDGAPSAQLTSDHSLVARLVDIGQLTPEQARTHPQRNILYRSIGTDPSVDVDTRSEALEPGDIVLLCSDGLVNHVSDEEIAQIALGESDLERAATRLISLANERGGRDNISVVMVRVASDTG from the coding sequence ATGCCGCGATCGCGGTTTTGCCCGACGTGTGGGCAAGCGTTGCCGCAGGCGGCGCTGCCTTTCTCCGCAGCGCCGCTGCTGGATGTGAGCGATCCGCCTGTTGAAGGCGTGCTGACGAACGGCAAACGGTTCCATGTCAGCAGTGATGCGCTCGACCTGCGTGAACTGCTCCATGTGGTAGAATCGAGCGTGCAGTGGTGGCAGCGCGGGTTGACGAGCAGCAATGCCGTCACCCGCGAGCAGGCGGCGCGCGCGATTGATGACCTGTCGCAGATCATGCATAGCCTCTCGCAGCAACTGGCACAAGGGCGCACCACCATCCGCGTAACCAGAAGGTTGCCTGTGCTGCGCGCATTCGATGTCGCCTGCCCATCGTGCGGTTGCGGTAATCGGGCTGGCGCGCGTTTCTGCCAGCGATGCGGCGCATTGCTGCAAGCCGCGCCGCGCTACGGAGTCGGATCTGTGCAATCACGCCTTCTCTCGTTCCAGATCGTCGCACGCACCGATACGGGCCGGGTGCGCCAGCAGAATCAGGATGCAGTGTACGCGGGCGAGATCGATCTGCCTGGTCAGAAAAAGGCGTACCTTTGCCTGGTCGCTGACGGGATGGGTGGGGCGGCGGCGGGGGAGTACGCCAGTCGGCTGGCAGCCGATGTCAGTCGCACCTATCTTGAACGGGAGTCAGCCAGCCACCCGCCGCCCACCGATGACGCCTGGCAGACATTGTTGCGCGACGCGGTGCGCGCTGCCAATCGTCGGATTTATGATGCAGCGCATGCCGATAGCGCGCGCCGCGGAATGGGCACGACGCTCACGATTGCCCTGCTCGTCGGTGATCGGTTGCATATCGCATCGGTCGGCGATTCGCGCGCATATCTGCTGAACCTGCACGGCGTCACCGATGATGGGGCGCCATCCGCGCAGTTGACGTCTGATCACAGTCTGGTGGCGCGCCTGGTTGATATCGGTCAATTGACGCCCGAACAGGCGCGCACCCATCCACAACGCAACATTCTGTACCGTTCTATCGGAACCGATCCGTCCGTTGATGTCGATACCCGCTCCGAAGCGCTCGAGCCGGGAGACATCGTGCTGCTCTGTTCCGATGGACTGGTTAACCATGTCAGTGATGAGGAAATTGCGCAGATTGCTCTGGGTGAATCGGACCTTGAGCGCGCGGCAACCCGCCTGATCAGCCTGGCGAATGAGCGTGGCGGACGAGACAATATCAGTGTCGTGATGGTGCGTGTCGCGAGCGATACAGGATAA
- a CDS encoding Stp1/IreP family PP2C-type Ser/Thr phosphatase yields the protein MPRVCQSCGALNRDNARYCLRCAQPLAVERSSTDDTDWLAAQLLGVSPDPPSDVSAASEQSAPPREMLAVFPSVAAPLMRLDKESAMDAPPAVPGTSSLFAGRYEIVAVSDTMVEALDRQPWRRCWSCGTTVNEPGEAFCTQCGAALDGRRYRGQITTGAPTGLALVAQITDPATLAFLPPIWDQVSDGDRTLTLIPATPQTSLTLPLSEIEAFVIGRDLARLMTLLHDQGFVLGAIEPDDLEIAPTHATRLRNARGLRRAEGEPATTDLLHLATLLEALTATPRTTRRLDEEEITLNAAPTIADILREIRTGRLTDPAELAQRLDLIIAYHTAPSPLRVRFGAATDTGRVRDLNEDSLLALDLRLIRHNQPRSWSLFIVADGMGGHSAGEVASDLALRGALEIVQREYLAPTVDADAPDKEETLRDVVRRAVLQANEYVMREARNRGNDMGTTITLALVAGDRAVIGNVGDSRTYLLREGKLRRVSRDHSLVQRLVDLGQITPDEVYTHPQRNAVLRSLGDKSNVDSDIFVERLRPGDALLLASDGLWEMVRDERMADIIAANPDPQAACKALIDAANAAGGDDNITVILALFESY from the coding sequence ATGCCTCGTGTTTGCCAGTCGTGCGGCGCACTCAACCGTGACAATGCCCGCTATTGTCTCCGCTGCGCACAACCGCTCGCCGTCGAACGCTCGTCGACCGACGATACCGACTGGCTGGCAGCGCAATTGCTCGGTGTTTCCCCAGACCCTCCATCGGATGTCTCAGCCGCCTCCGAACAATCTGCGCCGCCCCGTGAGATGCTGGCGGTCTTTCCATCGGTTGCCGCGCCGCTCATGAGGCTGGATAAGGAGTCTGCCATGGACGCCCCGCCTGCTGTGCCAGGAACGTCGTCACTGTTTGCCGGTCGTTATGAAATCGTTGCCGTATCCGACACGATGGTCGAAGCGCTTGACCGCCAGCCATGGCGGCGTTGCTGGTCGTGTGGAACGACCGTCAATGAGCCGGGTGAAGCATTCTGCACCCAGTGCGGTGCGGCGCTCGACGGTCGTCGCTACCGTGGGCAGATCACAACCGGAGCGCCGACCGGTCTGGCGCTGGTGGCACAGATCACCGACCCCGCCACGCTCGCCTTCCTGCCGCCAATCTGGGATCAGGTGAGCGATGGCGATCGGACGTTGACGCTCATTCCGGCGACGCCGCAGACGTCGCTCACCCTTCCGCTCAGTGAGATCGAAGCATTCGTTATTGGGCGCGATCTGGCGCGCCTGATGACGTTGCTGCACGATCAGGGTTTCGTGCTGGGCGCTATCGAACCGGACGATCTGGAGATTGCGCCAACCCACGCAACGCGCCTGCGGAATGCGCGTGGTCTGCGCCGCGCCGAAGGAGAACCCGCCACGACCGATCTGCTCCATCTGGCGACGCTGCTCGAAGCGCTGACGGCGACGCCGCGCACCACCCGACGGCTCGATGAGGAAGAGATAACCCTGAATGCCGCACCGACCATCGCCGATATACTGCGTGAGATACGTACTGGTCGCCTGACCGATCCCGCTGAACTGGCACAACGGCTCGATCTTATCATTGCGTACCACACAGCGCCGAGTCCGCTGCGAGTCCGGTTCGGCGCCGCCACCGATACCGGACGGGTGCGCGACCTGAACGAAGACAGTCTGCTGGCGCTCGATCTGCGCCTGATCCGTCACAACCAACCGCGTTCGTGGAGCCTGTTCATCGTCGCCGATGGGATGGGAGGGCACAGTGCAGGAGAGGTGGCGTCGGACCTGGCATTGCGCGGCGCACTGGAGATTGTGCAACGCGAATATCTGGCGCCAACGGTCGATGCCGATGCACCGGATAAGGAGGAAACGCTCCGTGATGTCGTGCGGCGCGCGGTGCTCCAGGCGAATGAGTACGTGATGCGCGAAGCGCGCAATCGCGGCAACGATATGGGTACAACCATCACCCTGGCGCTGGTTGCCGGTGATCGCGCGGTTATTGGCAACGTTGGCGATAGTCGAACGTATCTGTTACGGGAAGGAAAACTCCGGCGCGTCAGCCGTGACCATTCGCTGGTGCAGCGGCTGGTCGATCTCGGGCAGATCACGCCCGACGAGGTGTACACTCACCCGCAGCGCAATGCGGTGCTTCGTTCGCTGGGAGACAAATCCAATGTCGATAGTGATATCTTTGTCGAACGGTTGCGTCCAGGCGATGCGCTGCTGCTGGCAAGCGACGGGTTGTGGGAAATGGTGCGCGACGAGCGGATGGCGGACATTATTGCCGCGAATCCCGATCCGCAGGCGGCGTGCAAAGCGCTGATCGATGCCGCCAATGCCGCTGGCGGCGACGATAATATCACTGTTATTCTGGCACTCTTCGAGTCGTACTGA
- a CDS encoding serine/threonine-protein kinase, producing the protein MRCPVCNTPNPDGAPFCAECGTRLSGSITPAVSSATGVLPQQTVLQGRYIIEQKLGQGGMGAVYRARDLRLSTVAWAIKEMSQAQITGPLELQEARAAFQREAELLAGLSHPGLPKVVDHFEQDGKAYLVMEFVPGDSLLTIARREGLPFPLPRVLDWARQLCEVLDYLHNRPTPIIFRDLKPANIMLTPEGRIKLVDFGIARVFKPGKERDTQAFGTLGYSAPEQYGQSQTDPRADIYSLGVLLHQLLTGYDPTSTPFRLPPASRVNPAIPPHISEAIARAVDPDPAMRFPDVRAFYRALTGDQQVILRSDAPTTMAQLRMGGAGSFGQTTPISSPVSGGAAASASPAPLPTTGVANAGRWIGIVSVVIMGLAAIFVAIGVTSEGADSTLSGFGYLMAFLPFATGPVAFLLGLIALLSPATQQTVRGRQHAVVAVAAGLVTGLLCCGIFTMVGSSG; encoded by the coding sequence ATGCGATGTCCTGTCTGTAACACCCCTAATCCCGACGGCGCCCCATTCTGCGCTGAGTGTGGAACCCGACTGTCAGGCTCGATAACGCCTGCCGTGTCATCGGCAACCGGTGTGCTGCCACAGCAGACAGTGCTTCAGGGTCGCTACATCATCGAGCAAAAACTTGGGCAGGGCGGGATGGGTGCAGTCTACCGCGCGCGTGACCTGCGCTTGAGCACGGTTGCCTGGGCGATCAAAGAAATGAGCCAGGCGCAGATCACCGGACCGCTGGAATTGCAGGAAGCGCGGGCGGCGTTTCAGCGCGAAGCCGAACTGCTCGCCGGTCTGTCGCATCCCGGACTGCCGAAAGTCGTCGATCACTTCGAGCAGGATGGCAAGGCGTACCTGGTCATGGAATTCGTTCCCGGCGATTCACTCCTGACGATTGCGCGACGCGAGGGTTTGCCCTTCCCCTTACCGCGCGTTCTCGATTGGGCGCGCCAGCTTTGTGAGGTGCTGGACTACCTCCACAACCGACCCACGCCCATTATCTTTCGCGACCTGAAACCGGCAAATATCATGCTGACGCCCGAAGGTCGCATCAAACTGGTCGATTTCGGCATTGCGCGCGTTTTCAAGCCCGGCAAAGAGCGGGACACACAGGCATTCGGCACACTGGGGTACAGCGCTCCGGAACAGTACGGGCAGAGCCAGACCGATCCACGCGCCGATATTTATTCGCTTGGCGTACTGCTCCATCAATTGTTGACCGGCTACGACCCGACGAGCACCCCGTTTCGGTTGCCGCCCGCCAGTCGGGTCAATCCCGCAATTCCGCCACACATCTCCGAAGCCATTGCGCGCGCGGTCGATCCTGATCCTGCAATGCGCTTTCCCGATGTGCGCGCCTTTTATCGGGCATTGACAGGTGATCAGCAGGTCATCCTCCGGTCGGATGCGCCAACGACGATGGCGCAACTCAGGATGGGAGGCGCGGGTTCATTCGGGCAAACGACGCCGATCTCATCGCCCGTCTCTGGCGGCGCGGCTGCGTCGGCGTCCCCTGCTCCATTACCGACGACCGGCGTCGCCAATGCCGGTCGCTGGATCGGGATCGTGAGCGTGGTCATTATGGGGCTGGCGGCCATTTTCGTCGCCATAGGCGTTACGTCGGAAGGCGCTGACAGCACACTGTCCGGCTTCGGCTACCTGATGGCGTTCCTGCCATTCGCCACCGGACCGGTCGCTTTCCTGCTGGGATTGATTGCGCTCCTCTCTCCCGCCACACAACAGACAGTCCGAGGGCGGCAGCATGCTGTCGTTGCCGTTGCCGCCGGACTGGTGACGGGACTCTTGTGCTGTGGCATCTTCACGATGGTAGGCTCATCAGGCTGA